Below is a genomic region from Culicoides brevitarsis isolate CSIRO-B50_1 chromosome 2, AGI_CSIRO_Cbre_v1, whole genome shotgun sequence.
TGGCATTTATTTGGTCCACGTAACAGTAGCTAGTGTAATATTTGCACAATCTGCACAAAATCTTTATATGATGGGATGGTCCTTTGTGAGTTTgatgaagtttaaaattactcaaaaataaattatttaccttATAATTATTTCAGTTGACAGAATCCGTGGCATTGTTTGTCCTTTCAAACTGTGCAGCTCTTGTGTTAGGACTTTCAATCGAGTTTCCGTTAACTGCTTTAAGCAAGACTTTATTACGTCAAAACAGTatgaattgatttaattttatttgtatttttagttttaattttgctcaaattatttcagaaaaagaACGACAACAACCAGAAAACATTGAAGTTGTGACACAAATGATTAAACATTCTTCTCATCTCTGAAAACTTctgtaattttcaattaataaaaataatgtattttaaaaataaaataaaaaataaattaagaacatatatgataaatattttctttcaaccCCCAAATATTCTTGTTATGTTACGCccctgatttttatttaataagtaccgtaatgtagataattcttatggaaaaaatccgttacaaattcaaaaaatgctaataattaatggaacatcaaATTTGAAGTTGatagaacaacaacaatgaaaaataaattttttgatttttttaaaaaaatatttagaaaaaaattaaatcatttctcataaaattaaaaaataaattaaggccgctccaaattttttttgaactttttgtcccatgccccatttcaaaagtcaaaaatccaatggggcaaaataaaaaaaaaaagttgaaaatatcatcaaaattgtccgttttttggacttttttcatattttttcaagaaatttttaaaatttttttaaaaatatttcaatttttaagaatttttgtattaaaaaacgcaatttaacatgaattttcttctctgaaatttttttcaaaaaacttatttttcaaaactttttgacagttatttttatgaaatttttttatttacattttttacttcagttcaatttaaaattaaaaaatctcaatgtagatttcacaaaaagaactaaaatattaattaatggccaaaaattgtttaatttttttcattttgtatgaaaaagtatttcaaaacttttttttttatttttttgccccccccccccattttgaaaaaaagtttttgggacaaaaagttcgaaaaaaatttagagctgcctaattaatattaatcaaaattataaaatctcaaaaattttgttaaaaatattgaaaaattcaaaatttcgttaaaaattcgaaagtttaacgtaaaaatgttaatagaacgaatttttaatttttaaaagaatggattatttttttccataagaattatctacattacggtatattaaatttattatgttgcatcgttaaataaaaagaatatcCGTCTCTTTCagttcattcatttttctgtctgtttaaaaaatgtcaaatacaaaattacaacatttgaaaaatttgcattttttgattgattagcTATGTATATGAAGCAGACACGATAAAAGGAATATTAACTgtcatttttcttccaaactagttttcaaaatttgcaaaaaaatattaaaacaggATTTCTTTTTTAGTCAccgaaaataaattagttacgGTTTAAACTTCAACGGAATCAGGTGTTGGAGCATCTTCGCAAAATATATtagaattttaagtcaaaatgtgGATAAAACTCACAATTTTGAGTTTCATTCTCATAGGATCTTTTGAAAATGTAGCTTCCGATATAAACAGTGAGTGCCttagttttttaaagtatttaactTAATAACTTTATTCTTAATTGCAGTGGTTGAGTACTATAAGATGCCGCCTTTACATCGGCAGGATGATTATGAACGTTGTCTTTGGTCGACGGAAGAGCTCTCAACATATTGTACTGTTTCAACTATCATCAAACCAGATCCTTCAAACGCCATTTGGAATCAAATTGaagaatattctaaaaaaactaaaatacaCTTCGCTCACGATGTACTTTTTAGTGGTCAATGTTTGTCAGAATGCCAAAAAATGCTCAGTGAATTGTCGGAAGATGAACGTGAGGAACTTTATGTTGATGCATTTCCGCACACTCGTAAGGTagctttaacaatttttgaaaatttttgtcaaggtcaaattttgtttatgcaaattttcagTTCACATATGATATAACGGCGTACAAAAACGGAACGTTGTATCGAAAGATgtacgataaaatttttaatcaatgcGAAAATTTGTGGCTTCGCAAAAACTGGAATTTGACTGGCTATTCTACGGTTTTGTGGTGCACTACGAATCAAGAATTTGATCACTATGAGACAGGTTAGACCATAAAAATGATTCAAGGTAACAAGGTCagtaaactaaaaattttgatttcagaTTATCTGCACACATTATTCTGGGTTGTCACTATCTTTATTGTGGCTATCGTTGCAGCAGCTACGGGACTTGatataatacaaaataacGAAGACAGTTTGAATTATTACAAAGTTGAGAGGCGAGATTTGCCAAAAAGTCAGCAATGTCTCTTATGTTTCTCTTTGGTGAGAAATTGGTATCGCCTTGTTGCTCCGCCAAAAACTGAAGTTGGAAGAGATCTACGTTTTGTTATGACTATTCGATACTTGACAACATTCATGGCAGTTATAGGACATGTATGGATCGGATATAGTTTTACGCCTTCAATAAATCcagaatttgttgaaaaagtaagtatgtcctttttgaaaatcatgcaATATTAAAGAATTCTTTAGTCCTATGACAGCTTcgtttatatttttgtcaattgtGCGACGAATATTGTTCAAACATTCTTCGTTGTAAGTGGTGTACTTCTTTATATTTCCATcaatgaagtttttaaaaaaggagTTGTAAATGTCGGTTATGCTGTAAGCGCATTTCTTTATCGGTACATCCGATTAACGCCAACCTATGCATATTTGATACTTTATCAAGCGACTTACTTATTCCATTCGGGATCTGGAGCATATTGGAAGTTTTATACGGAAACACAACAGACTTACTGTCGAAGAAATTGGTGGACAAATCTTCTGTATATCAACAATTATGTCAATGCAAATCAGATGGTAAGAtccttttaagaatttaaaaatattttatctgataaatttttttttcagtgtgtCATTACATCTTGGTACTTGGCTGCAGACACACATCTTTTCCTGTTCGCATTACTTCTCTTCCTTTTCATGTTCAAATACCCGAAATATAAGAAAGTCATTCTGATATTTGCTTTTTGTGCAAGTTGCGTCACACAATTTCTTGTGACGTATTTCAGCAAATTCGATGGTGGTCAACATGTTTTTAGTCCAGAGTacgtttttctgtttttttcacatttaggccgctccaaaattttttcgaactttatgtcccaaaaactatttttcaaaatgggggggggcaaaaaaataaaaaaaaaatttgaaatactttttcatacaaaatgacaaaattcaaacaatttttgatcattaattaatattttagttgtttttatggtctatattgagatttgataatttaaaattgatataagaGTATTTCAAGctaatttcaagttaaaaatttcatcaaaaaaatttcataaaaaaaactgtcaaaaattttgagaaataatttttttgaaaaaaattttagagaagaaaattcatgttaaatttcgttttttaatacaaaaattcttaaaaattaaaatttaaaaaaaaatttttgaaaaactatgaaaatagaccaaaaaatggtcaattttgatgattttttcaactttttttttattttgccctattggattttcgacttttgaaatggggcatgggacaaaaagttcaaaaaaaatttggagcggccttaattcaaattaatttttttttcttttagagtTAAACGATTCCTTTTTGACAATGCAAGCAAAGAATTTGAGAACGACTATATTGCATCCCATATGAATGCAGGAAATTTCATCATTGGTATCGGCTTAGGAATGACTTACTTacatttcaaagaaaacaaaatcGATATGTCAAAATACAAGTCGTTTGTAACTCTTTGGTATATTATGCCAGTGATTGGATTTTGTATAGTTTGCGCCCATGGATATACCTTCTtccataattattttgaagtaCCCTCAATTGGATTGGCGATAATCTCGATTTTTACTAGGCAAATTTGGGGAATATTTAGTATCATAATGGGTTTAGGATTCCTTGCGAGTTTCCGATGTaagaaagttaatttaatttaaatattggttttaagtattaaatttttcaatatttcagcTCCCATTAAGAACTTTTTCAATTGGCCCGTTTTTACTCCATTATCAAGACTGACATACGGAGTTTATTTGGTTCATATATCAATAGCAGGCATAATTTTTGCACAATCtgctaaaaatatatacatcATGGGGTGGTCATTTGTATGTTTTTCAACCCCATCAtgaaacaacaataatataattttctttttcagttgACAGAATCTTTAGCACTATTTGTTTTGTCGAACTGTGTTGCTCTTGTACTCGggcttttgattgaatttccaTTAACTGCTCTTAGCAAGACCTTATTGCGTCCTAAAAGTAAGAATTAtactgaattattttttttgttttataataaaatattttttttatgaacagaaaaacaacaaataattctACAAGACCACAATGGAAACGCAACTGAACTTACAAGATTTTCTTCCAACCTTTgaagatacattttttttcggataagtacaaataaaaaaaaaaaactaaaatagcaaatgattttttcaaatcttagaagaattgtttattaattctttaattcttcaaacgtagccaaaaaaaaattaaactagaCATTGAATACCCGGTGTTTCAAAATTAACGGAAATATTATAACTGAAAGCTGAATTATTAAAGCAAACTGTAAAGTTAAACGAATCAAAAAAGGTGTCTatcatatttttacttaatgtGGATGACCTTTGGATAACCATTATAATTCGCGTCATTTCAAGAGGAACATTgtcataaacaaaaatttgaatcaaaataacaaaatatttttaaacacagAAGATCGTATGGAAAcctaaataaaatgttcaaaaaatattttcgctgTAGATACGTATGTGCTCTTTAAGACATGAAGTCTTCTATGACgcacttttgtttatttgactAAACCAGTTTGTTCAAATTTCGCACAAAAATAAAGGAATTTGGTATAGTATTACACTAACTTTAGTCATATTTTAAGTTTCGAAGGTGAAAGATCGTTGAACATCTTCCCttagtgaattaaaaaaaaaaataatcgttttATCTAAAATGTGGTTTAAACTTaccatattaatttttatcctttttggatattttgatAATGCAACATGTGACATAGACtgtaagtataaaaaaattatttgaaaccaaaaatataatttttttttaattagatgaGGAATACTACAAAATGCCTCCTCTTCATCGAAATTCTGATTTCGAACGATGTTTATGGTcgtcaaaaaaagaattagCCACAATTTGCACAATTTCAACACTTATAAAGCCAGATCCATCAAACGCTATTTGGAACCAAATTGAAGAGTTTTCGAGTAAAACGAAGATTCACTTTGCACACGATGTCCTTTTTAGTGGTTCATGCATATTGGAATGTCAAAAAACCCTCAGCAAATTATCTGATGAAGAACGCGAACAACTTTATGTTGAAGAGTTcccacacacacgaaaagtAACGGTTGTTTTGTAAATCTTTTTGATCATTGActaaccttttttttcttgtttgtctAGTTTACATATGACATAACGGCATACAAAAATGGTACAATGTACCGAAAGATGTATGATAAGATAGTCAATCAATGCGAAAATTTGTGGTTACGCGAGAACTATAACTTATCTGGATATTCTACGATTTTGTGGTGCACTACGAATCAAGAATACGATTATTATGAAACAGGTtagatattttcatatttttttagctgatTCATGCCAAATATACGTCAGCAAACTTccatatttttagattatctTCACACATTATTTTGGATTGTCACTTTCCTTATTTTGGGTATCGTCACAATAGCTACAGCACTTGATATTAAGCAAAATAACGAAGATAGTCTTGATTATTACAAAGTTGAGAGACGAGATTTGCCGAAAAGTCAGCAATGTCTCTTATGTTTCTCTTTGGTGAGAAATTGGTATCGCCTTGTTGCTCCGCCAAAAACTGAAGTTGGAAGAGATTTACGTTTTGTTTTGACGATTCGATATTTGACAACACTCATCGTAGTTATGGGACATGTATGGATTGCTTATAGTATGACACCCGCCAAAAATACAGAGTTCGTTGAAAGTGTAAGTGCTTTAAAAACTTATcttataaggccgctccaaattttttttgaactttttgtcccatgccccatttcaaaccccgaaaatccaatggggcaaaataaaaaaaaaagttaaaaattctatcaaaaattaccgttttttggtctattttcataatttttgaagaaatttttagaaatttttgtttttttattaattttttttaacttttgtattgaaaatgatatttttacaagaattttcttctctaaaaatttttttcgaaaatcattgaacttatgttttcaaaattttttttgagatttttttttatgaaaaaattttttttttcaattttttagttgaattgctctgaaatcaattttacataaatattcaaccttaaaatcaactaaaatattgattattgagaaaaaactgtttaaatgttgtcattttgtatgaaaaagtatttcaaaacttttttttttattttgcccccccccccattttgaaaaaaactttttgggacaaaaagttcgaaaaaaatttggagcggcctaatgttctattattaaaattctattatttcttttatagtCTTATTACAGTATCATCTATATTTTTGCCAATTGTGCGACAAATATCGTCCAAACTTTCTTTGTTGCAAGCGGAGTACTTCTTTACATAtcaattcatgaatttttcaaagaaggaGTTCTAAATATTGGCAATGCTGCAACTGCCTTTATTTACCGATACATTCGACTGACACCAACACTTGCTTACTTGATACTTTATCATGCCACATATCTTTTCCATTCGGGATCTGGGGGATACTGGAAATTCGTTGGAGAGACGTCGCAAACTTATTGCCGGAGAAATTGGTGGACCAACCTGCTATACATTAATAACTATGTGAATTCAAATCAAATGGTAAGATCTTTCTTtggttttattgaatttgagTTTTATGAATCTTCTTTTCTCAGTGCATCCCAACAACTTGGTACTTATCAGCCGACACACATCTTTTCCTGTTCAGTCTGTGTCTCCTTTTAATCATCTTCAAATATccaaaactgaagaaaattgTAATGGGATTAGCTATTTTGGCGAGCTGTGTCACACAATTCCTTGTAACGTATCTGAACAAATTCGATGGGGGTCAACATGTTTTCAGTCCAGAGTACGATTTTCGTTTCTTTAAGATTAATCCAAATTTCATTCagttaattttccttttagaacaaaaagatTCCTTTATGACAATGAGAACAAAGAACttgaaaaagattattttgcaTCCCATATGAATGCAGGAAACTTCCTCATCGGTATTTGCTTGGCAATGACGTACTTTCACttcaaagaaaacaaaattgaTATGTCGAAGTACAAGTGGTTCATAGTACTTTGGTATATTACTCCAGTGATTGGATTTTTCACAGTTGTCGTGCATGGTTAcacatttttccataattattttgaagtaCCTTCAATTGGTTTGACGATTCTTTCGATGTTTACACGACAAATTTGGGGAATTTTCGGCATTATATTAGTTTTAGGATTCATTGCAAGTTTCCgatgtaagaaatttaagcCTTTATTTACGTTTGAAGTactaaattttgcaaaatttcagCTCCAATCAAGAACTTTTTCAATTGGCCCGTATTTACTCCATTATCGAGACTGACATATGGAATTTATTTAGTCCACGTGACAATTGCTAGCATAGTATTTGCACAATCTTCAATCATTTCGTACTTTATGGGATGGTCATTCGTAAGTTTTATGAttccaataatttaattaatttttttttacattttttttaaattttagttaaccGAATCCGTGGCATTGTTCGTTCTTTCGAATTTTGCTGCTCTCATATTGGGACTCTGTATTGAATTTCCATTGACTGCCTTGAGCAAAATTCTATTACGGAAAAACAGTAagaattaattagaatatttttatgtttttctttaaattttggtgaaataatttcagaaaaagagcggaaatttattaaagacgAAATTAATGGACACGCTGCTGAACTAAAGAAATTCACAAGTCGTATTTAAGTCAATAGATAatgcttaaattaatttttagtattaattgtatttaattttcttaaaaaaaacttgaaaaataaattaatgataatgaaAGAAATCTGAGAATCTATGAAAAAACTGGTTtcgcggatttttttttttcgaaattaaaatcaaatttctaaataactcAATTTAATGGCAACCCCGTAATAATATTGTCGCCGGTTGTCGCCGAtgcaaaatcaaaacaaacaaatcggcgaacgcaaaaaaaatggaaacttACGAAAATCCTGAATTAAAACCTCTTAATTGCTGCGTGGCTTGcttaaaagatgaaaataatgCCAAATTGCAACACAGCGTCGGGCCAGCCACAAAAGAACTCTACAAAACGCTCGTAAATGAGGAAATCAACGAATTTGGATTCGCTACTCTGCCCTTTTGCAGCATTTGCCTCAAGAGTATGAATAACATTCTGAAATTCCAACAGCAATGCGTCAAATCGCTCGAAAATCTGAAACTTCAATTCAATATCGGTCCAGAAATGGTAATTATCAAAGAGGAACGAATAGATTCTGACTACGAAGACACAAAATACGAGCATTTCGATGAGCCAGACcattatgatgatgaagatTACGCTCCAAGTACCtcgaaaaatgcatcaaaattcATTCCTATCGTGAAAATGGAAGAGCcaaaagttgtttcaaaaGTCACAGATATCAAAACCGAAGaagaatgcaaaaaattggGCATCACACTGCAACATATCCGTAAAAATATGCGAAACGCAACTGACAAACGCTATTATTGTGATAAATGTGAGTGTTCCTACGTGAAAACCATGGAGTTGCAACGACATATGATGACGAAACATTTCGGAGCATCAAAGTGCAAATATTGTCGACAAGTTTTCATTGATCAGGAAGCGTTTGAGCAACACATGCAACAAGAAGagctcaaaaatcaaaataaaaagcaaGAACAAATGCTACATTGCTGTCACGAATGTGGTTATACCTCACGATGGAAGCAGGCTCTTCAGAAACACATCTCTTTATATcagtaagttttaaattttttacaaaaaattaaaaaattttaactttttaataaaaaatttacagctcTCCAGATCAACCACATCTAATTTGTGATGCTTGTGGCAAAACTTACAAACTTCGGGCTCATTTTAAGCAacatttcatggaaaatcacATGGAAAAGCGTCTCACATGCGCTGAATGTGGCAAAAAATTCGCATTCCAAgtgagaattttaataaatttttatcaaaatttcataaaataattttttttcgtatttttttagtacaacttGAAACTTCACATAAGAGATTATCATCCGAAGGACGAAGATAAAGGATATAGTGAATGCgaaatttgtcacaaaaaagtcCGAACTCCACATTTAAGAAATCACATAAGATTTGTGCATAAGAACATCCGAAGTTATGAATGCACAATTTGTCCGCACAAAAgtattaataagaaaaatctgGAAATTCATATGAAAgcgcatgaaaaaaatactgtGAAATTAAGGACTCCAAGGAAGAGAATAGTTGACGCGAGTGGAGTtccaaaagtattaaaaaggtaagaaaaactgatctaaaaaaatattttcgtgagATTAAAAGGAAAGTTGACATCGATTTGAATAGAAAAGtgcagtttttgtttaaattttcctaaatttctatagaataagatttttttgtatattatttttaaaaaattttgatattttatttaacaaaattggaaatttttgacatgtttAAACTgagtttttcatcattttctaaaaatttatggtaaaaaatgtgtcaaaattttaattttttttttaattttccaattctgagaggaaaacataaaaattttcacatttaacactttaaattttcaaaaatattgtacaaaaaaatattttttttttttttgaaattctgtTCATTCTGAACAAAAACTGTTCTTTTTTATACTACTCGATTAAAAAGTCCTCCtgaatatttcacaaaataattaaaagcagTAAAATAGacacatttttgttaaatttttcatacttacaattaaatatttctcgattttttaaatatttttttgcattttcaggACAATCCGAAGTTGCGACGAATGCGACATGCAGTTCGACTTAAAAGCTGATCTCATGCAACACAAAATCCTCACACATTTAGATAAGGCTATCGTCGCTCGAGATTACGTTTCTTGCCAATTATGCAAAGTAACACTCAAAAAGAGCTCAATTCACATGCACTTCAAAACAGTTCACGTAAATGCTCGAAATTTCAAATGTGATCAATGCGACTACGCTTGCAACTTGCAGAAAAATCTCAATATTCACAAAATGCGACATGCCGGTCGAAAAATCTACAATTGCCACATTTGTGCGCAAGGTTTTGAGTATCTTGGGCGCATTCAGCAACACTTTGAGGAAGATCATGGCTTGAATTACACGAAAGAAGAGGCTTCAAAGGCGTGTATaagagtttttaaataaattggagttgaaattattaaaaattaacgcaaaatattgtttattcAGGTGTCCAAAGTTTAAAAGTCCGATCGTATGAGGTTGTGGCGATGTACAAATTGTCATTGGAAACATCGACAGACATGATTTTTCCATCCATGGTGAGGGTTTTGAGGGGCTGCCACGTTTTGTTGCTCCAAAtctgaaagaaattaaaagtaaaacgt
It encodes:
- the LOC134828568 gene encoding uncharacterized protein LOC134828568, giving the protein MWIKLTILSFILIGSFENVASDINMVEYYKMPPLHRQDDYERCLWSTEELSTYCTVSTIIKPDPSNAIWNQIEEYSKKTKIHFAHDVLFSGQCLSECQKMLSELSEDEREELYVDAFPHTRKFTYDITAYKNGTLYRKMYDKIFNQCENLWLRKNWNLTGYSTVLWCTTNQEFDHYETDYLHTLFWVVTIFIVAIVAAATGLDIIQNNEDSLNYYKVERRDLPKSQQCLLCFSLVRNWYRLVAPPKTEVGRDLRFVMTIRYLTTFMAVIGHVWIGYSFTPSINPEFVEKSYDSFVYIFVNCATNIVQTFFVVSGVLLYISINEVFKKGVVNVGYAVSAFLYRYIRLTPTYAYLILYQATYLFHSGSGAYWKFYTETQQTYCRRNWWTNLLYINNYVNANQMLTESLALFVLSNCVALVLGLLIEFPLTALSKTLLRPKNEEYYKMPPLHRNSDFERCLWSSKKELATICTISTLIKPDPSNAIWNQIEEFSSKTKIHFAHDVLFSGSCILECQKTLSKLSDEEREQLYVEEFPHTRKVTVVL
- the LOC134828570 gene encoding O-acyltransferase like protein-like gives rise to the protein MYDKIVNQCENLWLRENYNLSGYSTILWCTTNQEYDYYETDYLHTLFWIVTFLILGIVTIATALDIKQNNEDSLDYYKVERRDLPKSQQCLLCFSLVRNWYRLVAPPKTEVGRDLRFVLTIRYLTTLIVVMGHVWIAYSMTPAKNTEFVESSYYSIIYIFANCATNIVQTFFVASGVLLYISIHEFFKEGVLNIGNAATAFIYRYIRLTPTLAYLILYHATYLFHSGSGGYWKFVGETSQTYCRRNWWTNLLYINNYVNSNQMCIPTTWYLSADTHLFLFSLCLLLIIFKYPKLKKIVMGLAILASCVTQFLVTYLNKFDGGQHVFSPETKRFLYDNENKELEKDYFASHMNAGNFLIGICLAMTYFHFKENKIDMSKYKWFIVLWYITPVIGFFTVVVHGYTFFHNYFEVPSIGLTILSMFTRQIWGIFGIILVLGFIASFRSPIKNFFNWPVFTPLSRLTYGIYLVHVTIASIVFAQSSIISYFMGWSFLTESVALFVLSNFAALILGLCIEFPLTALSKILLRKNKKERKFIKDEINGHAAELKKFTSRI
- the LOC134830795 gene encoding zinc finger protein 62 homolog, with the translated sequence MNNILKFQQQCVKSLENLKLQFNIGPEMVIIKEERIDSDYEDTKYEHFDEPDHYDDEDYAPSTSKNASKFIPIVKMEEPKVVSKVTDIKTEEECKKLGITLQHIRKNMRNATDKRYYCDKCECSYVKTMELQRHMMTKHFGASKCKYCRQVFIDQEAFEQHMQQEELKNQNKKQEQMLHCCHECGYTSRWKQALQKHISLYHSPDQPHLICDACGKTYKLRAHFKQHFMENHMEKRLTCAECGKKFAFQYNLKLHIRDYHPKDEDKGYSECEICHKKVRTPHLRNHIRFVHKNIRSYECTICPHKSINKKNLEIHMKAHEKNTVKLRTPRKRIVDASGVPKVLKRTIRSCDECDMQFDLKADLMQHKILTHLDKAIVARDYVSCQLCKVTLKKSSIHMHFKTVHVNARNFKCDQCDYACNLQKNLNIHKMRHAGRKIYNCHICAQGFEYLGRIQQHFEEDHGLNYTKEEASKACIRVFK